A window of Flavobacterium flavigenum contains these coding sequences:
- a CDS encoding pyridoxal phosphate-dependent aminotransferase codes for MITTAKRLDTVEEYYFSSKLREVRQLMSEGKPIISMGIGSPDLSPSKAVIEAVAAAIQDENGHGYQSYQGLPEMRQAMADFYKDQFGVAVNPNNEILPLMGSKEGIMHISLAFLNEGDHVLIPNPGYPTYTSVTNLVQAVPVYYDLKEENAWEPDFEALEKLDLSKVKIMWLGYPHMPTGARGSSALFEKLVAFAKKHNILLINDNPYSFVLNDNPMSLLQFEGAKDVALELNSLSKTFNMAGWRVGMVLGNPEIIDAVLKVKSNMDSGMFYGIQKGAIAALKCDKSWFEDNNKIYRRRRELTEKLAEKLGCKVYKEGVGLFVWAKLPEGIESAEKFIDEILYDKHIFITPGTIFGSNGEGYIRFSLCVKEEKIQEAIDRF; via the coding sequence ATGATTACAACAGCAAAACGATTAGACACAGTTGAAGAATACTACTTCTCCTCAAAATTGAGAGAAGTGAGACAATTGATGTCTGAAGGAAAACCAATCATCAGTATGGGAATTGGAAGCCCTGATTTGAGTCCGTCAAAAGCAGTAATTGAAGCAGTAGCTGCAGCAATTCAGGATGAAAACGGACATGGTTATCAAAGCTATCAGGGATTACCGGAAATGAGACAGGCGATGGCGGATTTTTATAAAGATCAGTTTGGTGTTGCAGTGAATCCAAATAATGAGATTTTACCATTGATGGGTTCGAAAGAAGGAATTATGCATATTTCGTTGGCATTTTTAAATGAAGGCGATCACGTTTTGATTCCGAATCCGGGGTATCCGACTTATACTTCGGTAACTAATTTGGTTCAGGCAGTTCCGGTTTATTATGATTTGAAAGAAGAAAATGCCTGGGAACCGGATTTTGAAGCTTTAGAGAAATTAGATCTTTCGAAAGTTAAAATTATGTGGTTGGGATATCCGCACATGCCGACAGGAGCGAGAGGAAGTTCAGCGTTATTTGAAAAACTGGTAGCTTTTGCTAAAAAACACAATATATTATTGATTAACGACAATCCATATAGTTTTGTTTTGAATGATAATCCGATGAGTTTACTGCAGTTTGAAGGAGCGAAGGATGTGGCTTTAGAGTTGAATTCGCTTAGTAAAACATTCAACATGGCAGGCTGGAGAGTCGGAATGGTTTTAGGAAATCCTGAAATTATTGATGCAGTTCTAAAAGTAAAAAGCAACATGGACAGCGGAATGTTCTACGGAATTCAGAAAGGAGCGATTGCAGCTTTGAAATGTGATAAATCGTGGTTTGAAGATAATAATAAAATTTACAGACGCCGTAGAGAATTAACCGAAAAACTGGCTGAGAAACTAGGTTGCAAAGTATATAAAGAAGGAGTTGGCTTATTTGTTTGGGCTAAACTTCCGGAAGGCATCGAATCAGCAGAAAAGTTCATTGACGAAATATTATACGACAAACATATTTTTATAACGCCGGGAACCATTTTTGGAAGTAACGGTGAAGGATATATAAGGTTCTCATTATGTGTTAAGGAGGAAAAGATACAGGAAGCGATTGATAGGTTTTAG
- a CDS encoding prephenate dehydratase, protein MTTKIAIQGIKGSFHHQVVKEYFAENVEIDECLSFEELVDSLIAGKSDQAVMAIENSIAGPIIPNYALIDKNNLHIIGEHYLSIHQNLMALKGQKIEDIKEVHSHPMALLQCMDFLKTYPNIKLVEDKDTAETARRIQEKQLTGIAAIGSKVASEMYELEIIAPEIQTIKNNMTRFVIIKKQNSFLPESEINRASIKFELDHKRGSLAAVLNVMSDCKLNLTKIQSLPKIETPWKYSFFVDVTFEKYEDYAKAKALLNIMAEYFKVLGEYRNTKP, encoded by the coding sequence ATGACAACTAAAATTGCAATACAAGGTATCAAAGGTTCTTTTCATCATCAGGTAGTGAAAGAGTATTTTGCTGAAAATGTTGAAATCGACGAATGTTTATCTTTTGAAGAATTGGTTGACAGCCTTATTGCCGGAAAATCAGATCAGGCGGTTATGGCAATCGAAAATTCTATTGCGGGGCCGATTATTCCGAATTATGCTTTGATTGACAAGAATAATTTACACATAATAGGAGAACATTATTTGAGCATTCATCAAAATTTAATGGCTTTAAAAGGTCAGAAGATTGAAGACATAAAAGAAGTTCATTCGCACCCGATGGCACTATTGCAATGTATGGATTTCCTGAAAACGTATCCAAATATCAAATTGGTTGAAGATAAAGATACGGCGGAAACGGCAAGAAGAATTCAGGAAAAACAATTAACCGGAATTGCAGCGATAGGAAGTAAAGTAGCTTCAGAAATGTACGAGCTTGAAATTATTGCACCGGAGATTCAGACAATCAAAAACAACATGACCCGTTTTGTAATCATTAAAAAGCAAAATTCATTTTTGCCAGAAAGCGAAATCAACAGAGCTTCCATCAAATTTGAACTGGATCATAAAAGAGGAAGTCTGGCAGCGGTTCTAAACGTAATGAGCGACTGCAAACTGAATTTGACCAAAATCCAGTCGCTTCCAAAAATTGAAACACCCTGGAAATATTCGTTTTTTGTAGATGTGACATTTGAAAAATACGAAGATTACGCAAAAGCAAAAGCATTGTTGAATATAATGGCAGAATATTTTAAAGTATTGGGGGAATATAGAAACACCAAGCCATAA
- a CDS encoding addiction module protein, with protein sequence MEVKDLSKYSDAEFFFLAEQLWDSVSKKDLEISEDIKKELDVRIQNLEEGKAGLYSWDEVKSHLKSM encoded by the coding sequence ATGGAAGTTAAAGATTTATCTAAATATAGTGATGCCGAATTTTTTTTTTTGGCTGAACAACTATGGGATAGTGTTTCCAAAAAAGACTTAGAAATTTCAGAGGATATAAAAAAAGAATTGGATGTTAGAATCCAGAATTTAGAAGAAGGAAAAGCAGGGCTATATTCCTGGGATGAGGTTAAGTCTCATTTAAAATCTATGTAG
- a CDS encoding DUF1501 domain-containing protein translates to MNRRNFLTLTGTFTGGMLVLPNFLHAFGQQNNLITGEQCLVFVQLNGGNDGLNTFIPYEDPLYYDLRTKISLNKDVVVGKNRGMAFHPALKDFAQMQQNGDLTVIQNVGYPEPVRSHFRSQEIWQTAADSNKYINQGWLGRYLDVQCHDHQPTAGINLDSIDNLALKGMEPNSITVKDPDRFKIKTGKENVTLSENPQLDFVRKIANSVVEGSDDIQNALKQSKTEISYPKTGLSKNLEWIARLVKGNLNSKVYYTSLGGFDTHDNQLSIHERKLTELNDALYSFYTDLKQAQLLQNVTIVVFSEFGRRVKDNGSGTDHGTAAPMFVIGGSNKGTILGNNPNLTDLDNGDLKHQIDFRSVYASLLQQKMEFDYSKIGIKNSPVSGLF, encoded by the coding sequence ATGAACAGAAGAAATTTTCTAACCCTGACAGGGACTTTTACCGGCGGAATGCTGGTGCTTCCAAATTTTTTGCATGCTTTTGGCCAACAGAACAATCTGATTACTGGAGAGCAATGTCTGGTATTTGTTCAGCTCAACGGAGGAAACGACGGTCTGAATACTTTTATTCCGTATGAAGATCCTTTGTATTACGATTTGAGAACAAAAATTTCCCTGAATAAAGACGTTGTTGTGGGCAAAAATAGAGGAATGGCGTTTCATCCTGCTTTAAAAGATTTTGCGCAGATGCAGCAAAACGGAGATTTAACGGTAATTCAAAATGTGGGCTATCCGGAGCCGGTGCGTTCCCATTTCCGTAGTCAGGAAATTTGGCAAACAGCGGCAGATTCCAATAAATATATAAATCAGGGATGGCTTGGGCGTTATTTGGATGTACAATGTCACGATCATCAGCCAACCGCCGGAATCAATCTCGATTCTATCGATAATCTGGCTTTGAAAGGAATGGAGCCGAACTCAATCACAGTTAAAGACCCAGATCGTTTTAAGATAAAAACGGGCAAGGAAAATGTAACATTATCTGAAAATCCGCAATTGGACTTCGTGCGCAAAATTGCCAATTCGGTTGTCGAAGGATCAGATGACATTCAGAATGCACTAAAGCAATCGAAAACAGAAATCAGTTATCCAAAAACCGGATTGTCCAAAAATCTGGAATGGATTGCAAGACTCGTAAAAGGAAACCTGAATTCAAAAGTGTATTACACCTCGCTTGGCGGATTCGATACGCATGATAACCAGCTTTCTATCCACGAACGCAAATTAACAGAACTAAACGATGCTTTATACAGTTTTTATACCGACTTGAAACAAGCTCAATTGCTGCAAAATGTAACGATTGTGGTGTTTTCAGAATTTGGAAGACGCGTAAAAGACAACGGCAGCGGAACTGATCACGGAACGGCAGCGCCAATGTTTGTAATAGGAGGAAGTAATAAAGGAACAATTCTGGGTAATAATCCAAATTTAACCGATTTGGATAATGGCGATTTAAAACACCAAATTGATTTTAGGTCAGTTTATGCATCATTGTTACAGCAAAAAATGGAATTCGATTATTCGAAAATCGGAATTAAAAATAGTCCGGTTTCTGGCTTGTTTTAA